The sequence CAGCACGAGGCCGTGCGTGAGGCCGTGGTCGTCCTGCGCGAGGATCATGCCGGCGATCAGCGATTGGTGGCGTACGTGGTGGGGGCACAACGTTCAACGTTCGACAAACTCAGAACTCGGAACGTCGAGCCCGAAGCGCGAAACGTGGAACTCGAAATGTGGAACTCGCAACTCCGCGCGTATCTGAAGGATCGATTACCTGGCTATATGGTGCCGAGCGCGTTTGTGCTGCTCGATGCGCTGCCGCTGAATGCCAACGGCAAGCTCGATCGGTCTGCGCTGCCAGGTATCGCCAGCCATACCGCTGCTGATCGCGAATATGTTGTGCCAGAAACCGCCCTGGAAGTGCAGCTCGTACGTATCTGGGAAGCGGTTCTTCACGTGCATCCGATGGTGTTACCGATAACTTCTTCGAGCGTGGCGGTCACTCGCTCCTCGCCGTGCGCTTGCTCGCCCAGATCGAAAAGCAGCTTGGGCAAACGTTGCCGCTGGCACTCCTGTTCGCCCGACCGACGATCCGTGAGCTGGCGAGCGCGCTCTATGATCTTGGCTGGCCCGGCGTGCTCCGCCACATTGACAACCTGCCGCAGATCAAGTCGCCCCTGGTGGCAATTCAACCGGGAGGCTCGCAACCACCATTCTTTTTAGCGGCGCCGCTTGGCGGTGTCCTGCCCTCGAATATCCTGGCGGGCCTGCTGGAACTCATGCCGCACCTCGGCTCGAATCAGCCCTACTACGGACTCCAGGTACCGGGTGTCGCCCAGGAGCTGTGGACCCATCTCGACGTACACGATCTGTTTAATCCTGCGCAGGTCGAAACAATCGCGCGGCAGTTCAGGCCCGATCGCGAGATCATTACGTCGCATGCGGCTCTCTGTATCGCGGCGATGCACGAGGTCGCGCCCGATGGGCCGTATCTGATCGGCGGATTTTGCACCGGCAGTATTCTGGCGTTCGAGATCGCCTGCCAGCTCCAGCGGCTCGGAAAGCCGGTGGCCCTCCTCACGCTGATCGATCCGCCGTCGCCGGGTGCCGTTCAGCAGCCTGGGCCACCAGACGATACCTCGCCAGCCCATGCCGCACAGATCGCAGCGCTCATCGACAGCCTCAAGCGGCCCGATCCAGCGGAGGTGGCCTGGTTTATTGCCCGCGATCTCGCTAATGAGCGATTGACGGATCAATCCAGGGTGATGGATCTGGATGCGCTGACAGCGGCATTGCATCGTCTCGATCCTGACGACTGGTGGCCGTATG comes from Herpetosiphonaceae bacterium and encodes:
- a CDS encoding thioesterase domain-containing protein — protein: MAIQPGGSQPPFFLAAPLGGVLPSNILAGLLELMPHLGSNQPYYGLQVPGVAQELWTHLDVHDLFNPAQVETIARQFRPDREIITSHAALCIAAMHEVAPDGPYLIGGFCTGSILAFEIACQLQRLGKPVALLTLIDPPSPGAVQQPGPPDDTSPAHAAQIAALIDSLKRPDPAEVAWFIARDLANERLTDQSRVMDLDALTAALHRLDPDDWWPYVAAALKQAQGVRGDVDPQELRRLFMIAQINILSLNYIVRSYVPQRYAGRITIIQSEQLSDDAAMRPIEWQQISTQTVAHRLVPGDHGTLFLQPNIQILTQTLCECIAEAAAPVQER